One Aerosakkonema funiforme FACHB-1375 genomic window carries:
- a CDS encoding four helix bundle protein produces MKTRTKEFAKRVINLCRKLPETREGQLIGNQLFRSGTSVGANYRAACRGRSRAEFIAKLGIVLEEADESLYWLEILAETEIVKPELLMSLMSETKELVAIFVASLNTAKGKV; encoded by the coding sequence ATGAAAACACGAACTAAGGAGTTTGCCAAACGGGTAATTAACTTGTGCAGGAAACTTCCGGAAACCAGAGAAGGGCAGCTTATTGGCAATCAACTATTCAGATCGGGAACTTCAGTAGGTGCTAATTATCGCGCTGCTTGTCGAGGGCGATCGAGGGCTGAATTTATTGCCAAACTCGGTATTGTTTTGGAAGAAGCTGATGAATCTTTATACTGGCTGGAAATACTGGCAGAAACTGAAATTGTCAAGCCTGAACTTTTGATGTCGCTTATGAGCGAGACTAAAGAACTTGTGGCTATCTTTGTCGCTAGTCTCAATACAGCCAAAGGCAAAGTGTAA